A window of Drosophila subobscura isolate 14011-0131.10 chromosome E, UCBerk_Dsub_1.0, whole genome shotgun sequence contains these coding sequences:
- the LOC117890938 gene encoding cyclin-dependent kinase inhibitor 1, producing the protein MVSARVLNPVMLSEFCKMSASPSVSRNLPCGRQVNRIKRNLFGSPSATEANTNKAPFTAELERHQELATQKWGFNFRAGCPLADNSSFTWEVVSFQGSSYAPNMYTLTRAAHVRPSEESSANDMDALINERAERENFTVNVANSSLESNTDNDSCYDSQDESLAVRFTPSSLSHSLSSTTSALTLRKRQPKITEFMKERKRLAQAPKKLSPVKRLRTSSPSSSSSSGFGLGAHFGAMLKRPRHN; encoded by the exons ATGGTCAGTGCACGCGTGCTGAATCCCGTCATGCTCAGTGAGTTCTGCAAGATGAGTGCCAGTCCGTCGGTCAGCCGCAATCTGCCCTGCGGCCGTCAGGTGAATCGCATCAAGCGGAATCTCTTCGGCAGCCCCAGTGCAACGGaggccaacaccaacaaagc GCCCTTCACTGCCGAGCTTGAGAGACACCAGGAACTGGCCACGCAGAAGTGGGGATTCAACTTCCGCGCTGGTTGCCCGTTGGCGGATAATTCCTCGTTTACATGGGAGGTTGTCAGCTTTCAGGGGTCGAGCTATGCCCCCAATATGTACACCCTGACTCGAGCCGCCCACGTACGTCCCAGCGAGGAGAGCAGCGCCAACGACATGGATGCGCTGATCAACGAGCGAGCAGAGCGCGAGAACTTTACTGTGAATGTGGCGAACTCGTCGCTGGAGTCTAACACAGACAACGATTCCTGCTACGACTCCCAGGATGAGTCGCTTGCTGTGCGATTCACGCCGTCCAGCCTGAGTCACAGCCTGAGCAGCACCACATCCGCGCTGACGCTGCGCAAGCGGCAGCCAAAAATCACAG AGTTCATGAAGGAGCGTAAGCGACTGGCCCAGGCTCCCAAGAAACTGTCGCCCGTGAAACGCCTGCGCACCAGCTCACcatcctcctcttcctccagCGGATTCGGACTGGGAGCGCACTTTGGGGCAATGCTGAAGCGGCCGCGTCACAATTAA
- the LOC117890396 gene encoding serine-threonine kinase receptor-associated protein, with translation MASNIPFRTRFVGHSDSVAELSFSPNGESGHYLASVGRDGLGIVRCCGTGQIVSSLKGHQGPVSGVSFGANAPIVATGSEDRTARIWSATSGHELEQFRHKNMVASVALDTESKRLLTSSRQHDAKIRLYDVNQSQECLSVYRKNRRGVRNVIFCREDRSFIASSYDRTVELWDISSGKVSHQISLPHHAKSLELCADGKTVTIGYGESIVFFNAETFDILGHHRMLFKVMGASLHPQKRSFVSADNKGFIYKFDYDTGHLQYKFKSHIQAGDNVTNVKYSPDGEMYASCSTDGLITFWPQTAENEHYSEDSVTYISSDSNDEDYDP, from the coding sequence ATGGCTTCAAATATTCCCTTTCGAACGCGTTTCGTGGGCCACTCAGACTCTGTGGCGGAGTTGAGCTTCAGCCCGAATGGGGAGAGCGGCCACTACTTGGCATCTGTCGGACGGGATGGCCTCGGGATTGTGCGCTGCTGTGGAACCGGACAAATTGTTAGTTCCCTGAAGGGTCACCAGGGCCCCGTGAGCGGAGTGTCCTTTGGTGCGAATGCACCGATTGTGGCGACGGGCAGCGAGGATCGCACCGCCCGCATTTGGAGTGCCACCAGTGGACACGAGCTGGAGCAGTTCCGCCATAAAAATATGGTGGCAAGTGTGGCCTTGGACACAGAGTCGAAGCGCCTGCTTACGAGCAGCCGGCAACACGATGCCAAGATCCGTTTGTACGACGTGAATCAAAGCCAGGAATGCCTGAGTGTTTACCGGAAAAATCGGCGGGGCGTGCGCAACGTCATATTCTGTCGCGAGGATCGCTCGTTTATCGCCTCGTCCTACGATCGGACCGTCGAGCTGTGGGACATTTCGAGTGGGAAGGTGAGCCACCAGATCAGTTTGCCCCATCACGCCAAGAGCCTGGAGTTGTGTGCCGATGGTAAGACGGTGACCATCGGCTATGGCGAAAGCATTGTCTTCTTCAACGCGGAAACCTTCGACATACTCGGACATCACAGGATGCTGTTCAAGGTGATGGGCGCCTCGCTTCATCCACAGAAAAGGAGCTTTGTGAGTGCCGACAACAAGGGATTCATTTACAAGTTCGATTATGATACTGGACACctacaatataaatttaagaGCCACATTCAAGCGGGGGACAATGTCACCAATGTCAAGTACAGTCCCGATGGCGAGATGTATGCCAGCTGCTCGACCGATGGCCTGATTACATTTTGGCCGCAGACAGCCGAGAACGAGCATTATTCCGAGGATTCCGTAACTTATATAAGTTCTGACAGTAATGATGAAGATTACGATCCTTAG